The following proteins are encoded in a genomic region of Caldalkalibacillus thermarum:
- a CDS encoding group-specific protein encodes MSECKLDHSLEDVHKKLEEQAPFLPEDLYSRFKAFLTSDVDQATLNEAFHLLKKYDLASAEEQQARNARIEALIQG; translated from the coding sequence ATGAGTGAATGTAAACTGGACCATTCTTTGGAGGATGTGCACAAAAAGCTGGAAGAACAAGCGCCGTTTTTACCTGAGGACTTGTACAGCCGGTTCAAAGCCTTCTTAACTTCCGATGTGGATCAAGCGACTTTAAACGAAGCATTTCATTTATTAAAAAAATATGATCTGGCTTCAGCTGAAGAACAACAAGCCCGCAATGCCAGGATCGAAGCATTGATTCAAGGTTGA
- a CDS encoding FdhF/YdeP family oxidoreductase has product MGKTKHTGPIKLDTSLTPSLWVSKVPLGLGKIKPKHIRDTLKVVWENRDNLPYAYRILTQGVCDGCALGVGGLYDQTLTGPHLCTTRLNLLRLNTMPPLDPSVLEDVEALRKLDSTALRKLGRIPFPMSRKPGENKFTRLSWDEALNRIAAKIRSINPKQLAFYLTSRGMTNEVYYTATKVARFLGTNNIDNAARICHSPSKTALKRSLGIGASSCSYKDWIGTDVLIFWGSVPSNNQPVSTKYMYAAKKKGTKIILVNPYREPSMEHYWIPSIPESALFGTKLVDDVYQVNIGGDIAFMNGVMKHWFEMEEKGAGSAIDHAFVREHTNGFDELKAHVLKPDWDLLEKSAGVSRERMKEFAELLAKAKSGVFVWSMGLTQHRFGTDNVTQVVNLALLRGFIGREHCGVMPIRGHSGVQGAGEMGAEPMSLPGGVPLDEENIKRMEEIWGFEIPRWPGDIVGVSLENALLPDDHERKTKVFYTSGGNFLETMPDPDFVKQCLEAVELRVHQDIILNTSTLVDAKEEVIVLPAMTRFEQPGGGTSTSTERMVYFSPEIKGPRIEEARAEWQIYIDLASRVYPEKAHLIQFKDAQAIREEIAKANPNYDGIQHLKKQGDVFQWGGAWLCEGGVCPTPDGRGNLIPIEIPELRKTEGQFYVTTRRGKQFNSMIFSERDPATGGERHDIFINPEDAKKLNIEEGEAIVVYNQFGQLQGRAKYADVRSGNIQVYWPEGNVLLEKGVYEKFAGVPEYNVAAVVEKADTYYAHKDTRYVEKRIEDLETEVS; this is encoded by the coding sequence ATGGGTAAAACCAAACATACAGGACCGATCAAACTGGACACATCCCTGACCCCTTCCCTGTGGGTCAGCAAGGTGCCGCTGGGACTGGGCAAAATCAAACCGAAACATATTCGGGACACCCTTAAAGTGGTGTGGGAAAACCGGGATAACCTGCCTTATGCCTACAGGATCCTGACCCAAGGCGTGTGCGATGGCTGTGCCTTGGGGGTGGGGGGGTTATACGACCAGACCCTGACAGGGCCCCATTTGTGCACTACTCGCCTCAATTTGTTGCGGTTAAATACAATGCCGCCTTTGGACCCGTCCGTACTAGAGGATGTCGAGGCTTTAAGAAAGCTGGACAGCACTGCGTTGCGCAAGCTGGGCCGGATTCCGTTTCCCATGTCCAGAAAGCCGGGAGAAAATAAGTTTACCCGCCTCAGCTGGGATGAGGCCCTGAACCGCATTGCAGCCAAAATCAGAAGCATTAACCCCAAACAGCTGGCCTTTTACCTCACATCCCGCGGCATGACCAACGAGGTCTATTACACAGCAACCAAAGTAGCCCGTTTTTTGGGCACTAACAACATTGACAATGCTGCCCGCATTTGTCATTCGCCCAGCAAAACAGCCCTGAAACGCTCCTTGGGCATCGGGGCTTCCAGTTGCAGTTACAAGGATTGGATCGGTACTGATGTGCTGATCTTTTGGGGATCCGTCCCTTCCAATAACCAGCCTGTCTCCACCAAGTACATGTATGCCGCCAAGAAAAAAGGGACAAAAATCATTCTTGTCAACCCTTACAGAGAGCCGTCAATGGAACATTACTGGATACCGTCTATTCCCGAGAGCGCTTTGTTTGGGACAAAGCTTGTGGATGATGTTTATCAGGTGAACATTGGCGGCGACATTGCCTTTATGAACGGGGTGATGAAACACTGGTTTGAAATGGAAGAGAAAGGAGCAGGCTCAGCCATTGATCATGCCTTTGTGCGGGAGCATACCAACGGTTTCGACGAATTGAAAGCCCATGTGTTAAAACCAGATTGGGACTTGCTGGAGAAGTCGGCCGGTGTGTCCCGCGAACGGATGAAAGAGTTTGCCGAACTGTTAGCTAAGGCCAAGTCAGGCGTCTTTGTGTGGAGCATGGGCCTGACTCAGCACCGTTTTGGAACGGACAATGTGACCCAAGTGGTCAATCTGGCTTTGTTACGGGGATTTATAGGTCGGGAGCATTGCGGAGTCATGCCCATTCGCGGCCATAGCGGGGTCCAAGGAGCCGGCGAGATGGGGGCCGAACCTATGTCACTTCCAGGCGGCGTTCCTTTGGATGAGGAGAATATCAAGCGCATGGAAGAGATCTGGGGCTTTGAGATTCCAAGATGGCCAGGCGATATTGTGGGTGTCTCCCTGGAAAATGCCTTGCTGCCCGATGACCATGAGCGCAAAACCAAAGTGTTTTATACCAGCGGTGGCAATTTCTTAGAAACCATGCCTGACCCTGATTTTGTTAAGCAGTGCCTGGAGGCTGTCGAGTTACGGGTTCATCAGGATATTATTCTTAATACCTCCACACTGGTGGATGCCAAAGAAGAAGTGATCGTGCTGCCGGCCATGACACGCTTTGAGCAACCGGGGGGAGGCACTTCAACCAGTACGGAACGCATGGTTTACTTCAGCCCGGAAATCAAAGGCCCGCGCATTGAAGAGGCCAGAGCCGAGTGGCAGATTTATATCGATCTCGCTTCCCGGGTATATCCGGAAAAAGCGCACTTGATCCAGTTTAAGGATGCACAGGCCATCCGGGAGGAAATTGCCAAAGCCAACCCCAATTATGACGGTATTCAGCATTTGAAAAAACAAGGAGATGTTTTTCAATGGGGCGGGGCCTGGCTGTGTGAAGGCGGGGTTTGCCCCACCCCGGACGGGAGAGGCAATTTAATTCCCATAGAGATTCCGGAGTTGCGCAAGACAGAAGGACAATTCTACGTTACCACCCGGCGGGGCAAGCAGTTTAACTCTATGATTTTCAGTGAACGGGACCCGGCCACCGGCGGTGAACGCCACGACATCTTTATCAATCCGGAAGATGCCAAAAAGCTGAATATCGAAGAAGGTGAGGCCATTGTGGTCTATAACCAGTTTGGCCAGTTGCAAGGCCGGGCTAAATACGCAGATGTCCGCTCCGGTAATATTCAGGTTTACTGGCCGGAAGGCAATGTGCTCCTCGAAAAAGGAGTCTATGAAAAATTCGCGGGTGTGCCCGAATACAATGTGGCTGCCGTAGTGGAAAAAGCAGACACGTACTATGCTCATAAAGACACCCGTTATGTAGAGAAGCGTATTGAGGATCTGGAAACAGAAGTGAGTTAA
- the fdhD gene encoding formate dehydrogenase accessory sulfurtransferase FdhD translates to MTTPKLTTAWRLTKYKDQQFVSYEDQIVTEFPLTIYLNGEEFATLVCSPTHLEEMTVGFLASEGVIRRYDEIKSLNIDDDQGLAYVELHHPTSSAQTLHSKRFIGSCCGKSRQSFYFYNDVRTAKTVVTKLEITAETCLALMAEMQNQSKTFKTTGGVHNAALCSTEGILITRTDIGRHNTLDKLYGHCLVHRIPVRDKIITFSGRISSEVLLKVSKMGIGILLSKSAPTELALRMADELNITTVGFIRGNQMNIYTHPERILL, encoded by the coding sequence ATGACCACACCAAAGCTTACCACTGCCTGGCGGTTGACGAAATACAAGGACCAGCAGTTTGTCTCTTATGAGGATCAGATTGTCACCGAATTTCCTTTAACCATTTACTTAAACGGGGAAGAGTTTGCCACTTTGGTGTGCTCACCAACCCATCTGGAGGAAATGACCGTCGGGTTTTTGGCTTCAGAAGGTGTCATCCGCCGCTACGATGAAATCAAATCACTCAATATCGATGATGACCAAGGCCTGGCCTATGTTGAATTGCATCACCCCACCTCGTCTGCCCAGACGCTCCATTCCAAGCGCTTTATCGGCTCCTGCTGTGGGAAAAGCCGCCAGTCATTTTATTTTTACAATGATGTGCGCACAGCTAAAACTGTTGTCACCAAACTTGAGATTACGGCCGAGACATGCCTGGCTTTAATGGCTGAGATGCAAAATCAAAGCAAGACCTTTAAAACAACCGGCGGGGTGCACAATGCTGCTTTATGTTCCACAGAGGGCATTCTGATCACACGGACGGATATCGGCCGACACAACACCTTGGACAAATTATACGGGCATTGTTTGGTGCACCGCATTCCTGTTCGGGATAAAATCATCACCTTCAGCGGCCGAATATCTTCAGAAGTGTTGTTAAAAGTATCCAAGATGGGCATTGGAATCCTGCTCTCCAAATCCGCCCCGACTGAATTGGCCCTACGGATGGCGGACGAGCTCAATATCACCACAGTCGGTTTCATCCGTGGCAATCAAATGAACATTTACACCCATCCTGAGCGCATCCTCTTATAG
- a CDS encoding molybdenum cofactor guanylyltransferase: MMWTSIILAGGASRRMGQPKALLSIENKTMVERLVDLLRPFSSVVVIVVREQEQETISALLQKETAVHIVTDDPRYKGEGPLAGMYTGMKTAPAQSYFVCACDMPCLDGDYLQGLKQFIQDKPGYEAYVPFAGGQYQPFAAVYGELAAEIEGLLQRSRKRWIDLFSVLKNGYLIPEEEWRSWTKQPDPFFNMNTPEDYKRMRSGWV; this comes from the coding sequence ATGATGTGGACAAGCATCATCTTGGCAGGAGGAGCCAGCCGGCGGATGGGGCAGCCAAAAGCATTGCTGTCCATTGAAAATAAAACCATGGTTGAACGATTAGTGGATCTTTTACGACCTTTCTCATCCGTGGTGGTGATTGTTGTTCGTGAACAGGAGCAGGAGACCATATCCGCTCTCTTGCAGAAAGAAACGGCTGTGCATATCGTGACAGATGATCCGCGTTATAAAGGAGAAGGCCCATTAGCCGGCATGTACACGGGAATGAAAACAGCACCAGCGCAATCCTATTTTGTGTGTGCCTGTGATATGCCATGTTTGGATGGGGATTATCTGCAGGGATTAAAGCAGTTCATCCAGGATAAACCGGGCTATGAGGCTTATGTGCCGTTTGCGGGTGGGCAGTATCAACCGTTTGCAGCGGTATATGGGGAGCTGGCCGCAGAAATCGAGGGACTCTTGCAGCGTTCGAGGAAACGATGGATCGATTTGTTTTCTGTACTGAAAAACGGCTATTTGATCCCAGAAGAAGAATGGCGATCATGGACCAAACAGCCGGATCCTTTTTTTAATATGAACACGCCGGAGGACTATAAGAGGATGCGCTCAGGATGGGTGTAA
- a CDS encoding spore germination protein, with the protein MMKRKFIKPLSVAELKKKRLQQEYEKQQLEPLQGISVHESLDINVKRMEELFQNTEDLVIRELYIGGYQHLKAAMCFIDGLTNPFVTDEYVIAALTEDIVNRLPDHLLTDHQQIFEWVKKVGLHASEIEETREFKQIVQSILSGDSVLFFDQINQALIVDTKGWATRGVQEPNNEQVIRGPRDGFTETLRVNTALIRRRIRDPQLRLIHYKIGERTQTDVGLMYIEGLVDNNTLQEVKNRIENITFDGILESGYIEQFIEDHPWSPFPQVQYTERPDKAASHLLEGKVVILVDGSPFVLIVPAILIQFYHSPEDYYERFIIGSLVRFIRVLSFFFALLLPSLYIAFTSFHPEMIPSKLVIAMAAGRATVPFPAIVEAVLMEIAVEILREASVRLPGLIGPTIGIVGALVIGEAAVQAGLVSPIMVIVVGLTTISSFVIPNYSAAIALRMLRFPMMFIAGTFGLYGIMVFVIMIIIHLCSLKSFNVPYTAGFSPARLSDFKDSVIRSPLNNLNKRPTPFNQKNIYRQPTIEEQGGDPHATAQNNGQTNNG; encoded by the coding sequence ATGATGAAGAGGAAATTTATCAAACCGTTAAGCGTAGCGGAGCTGAAGAAGAAAAGGCTGCAACAGGAATACGAGAAACAGCAACTGGAACCATTGCAGGGGATCTCTGTGCACGAATCTTTGGACATCAACGTCAAGCGAATGGAAGAGCTGTTCCAAAACACTGAAGATCTTGTGATTCGCGAGTTGTATATAGGGGGTTACCAGCATCTCAAAGCAGCCATGTGTTTCATTGACGGCTTGACCAATCCTTTTGTCACCGATGAATATGTGATTGCTGCTTTGACAGAAGACATTGTGAACCGATTGCCTGATCACCTGCTGACAGATCATCAACAAATATTTGAGTGGGTCAAAAAAGTAGGTCTTCATGCCAGTGAAATAGAAGAAACACGAGAGTTCAAACAAATTGTGCAAAGTATATTAAGCGGGGACAGTGTTTTATTTTTCGATCAGATCAACCAGGCTTTAATTGTGGATACCAAAGGCTGGGCAACAAGAGGGGTTCAAGAGCCCAATAACGAACAAGTGATCAGAGGCCCCCGCGATGGTTTTACCGAAACATTGCGGGTCAATACAGCCTTAATTCGCCGGCGGATCAGGGATCCCCAACTGCGTCTGATTCATTATAAAATCGGGGAACGCACCCAAACAGATGTAGGCCTCATGTATATCGAGGGTTTGGTGGACAATAACACCTTGCAAGAGGTGAAAAACAGAATTGAGAACATTACCTTCGATGGGATCCTGGAGAGCGGATATATTGAGCAGTTTATTGAAGATCATCCCTGGTCTCCTTTCCCCCAGGTGCAATACACGGAACGGCCTGATAAAGCCGCTTCCCACCTCCTGGAAGGGAAAGTGGTCATCCTCGTCGACGGATCCCCTTTTGTACTGATTGTCCCGGCTATCCTTATCCAGTTTTATCACAGTCCTGAAGACTACTATGAACGGTTTATTATTGGAAGCTTAGTACGTTTCATTCGTGTGCTCAGCTTCTTTTTTGCCCTTTTGCTTCCTTCTCTGTACATCGCTTTTACCTCTTTTCACCCGGAGATGATTCCGTCCAAACTGGTGATTGCCATGGCAGCCGGGAGGGCTACTGTTCCCTTTCCGGCTATTGTAGAAGCTGTCCTGATGGAGATAGCGGTTGAAATTTTGAGGGAGGCCAGTGTCCGCCTGCCGGGCTTGATTGGTCCAACCATCGGGATTGTGGGGGCGCTGGTGATTGGCGAAGCAGCTGTGCAAGCCGGACTGGTCAGTCCGATCATGGTGATTGTGGTGGGGTTAACGACCATCTCCTCTTTTGTTATTCCCAACTACAGTGCCGCCATCGCCCTGCGCATGCTCCGCTTTCCGATGATGTTTATAGCTGGGACGTTTGGGTTGTACGGCATCATGGTCTTTGTCATTATGATCATCATCCATCTCTGCTCTTTAAAATCTTTTAATGTTCCTTATACGGCGGGGTTTTCGCCAGCACGTCTGTCAGACTTTAAGGACTCAGTCATTCGTTCCCCCTTAAACAACCTGAATAAACGACCCACCCCCTTTAACCAAAAGAACATCTACCGTCAACCTACAATTGAGGAGCAAGGTGGCGATCCGCATGCTACTGCGCAGAACAATGGTCAAACCAACAACGGCTAA
- a CDS encoding GerAB/ArcD/ProY family transporter: MLLRRTMVKPTTAKASQTETERIVITPRESGSLIASTLIGVGILTLPRSLSEVAREGAWLSTILGGLVTLALLIIWTRLSFRFPLKSMASYAPEILGPKNASNIMGKIVAAPLIIGFIGYWLFTVAVVLRSFGEVVVTTVLVNTPLEVIILTMLFLAYMLTLYEVDVVARVNELVLPLIVIPVVLIILFSLQSFRLEYFLPLWPDLHMKDLLQGILISVFAYLGYEIITVFGGYTFVTKKTLPANVGGFLTPFFIYTAIVIVAVGSFGVEELQKLLWPTFELVRVTEVPGVILERVESAFLGVWVAAVFTSSANLIYAASFLAKKFVGKGKTHICALFFIPLVYWLALLPENVHIVFEWQTYAGYAGLMASGAVPILLSILARIRKIGLSPPPYVIPQNGHNQHNQLNSQQPGDHADQQRNGTPDQNSQNKTNNNNENNSR; encoded by the coding sequence ATGCTACTGCGCAGAACAATGGTCAAACCAACAACGGCTAAAGCTTCCCAAACAGAAACAGAGAGAATTGTGATCACTCCCAGAGAATCTGGCTCCCTGATTGCCAGCACACTGATCGGTGTGGGGATCCTGACTCTTCCCCGCTCCTTGTCTGAAGTGGCCCGGGAGGGGGCTTGGCTTAGCACTATCCTGGGCGGATTGGTCACTTTGGCTCTGTTGATCATCTGGACCCGTCTCAGTTTTCGTTTTCCCTTAAAAAGTATGGCTTCCTATGCTCCGGAGATTTTAGGCCCCAAAAACGCTTCAAATATAATGGGGAAAATCGTGGCTGCCCCCTTAATTATAGGGTTTATTGGATACTGGTTGTTTACGGTGGCCGTGGTGCTACGTTCCTTTGGCGAAGTAGTAGTGACCACTGTTCTGGTTAATACCCCGCTGGAAGTGATCATTTTAACCATGTTATTTCTTGCCTACATGTTAACGTTGTATGAGGTGGATGTGGTGGCTAGAGTTAATGAGTTAGTTTTACCCCTTATTGTAATCCCTGTTGTTTTAATCATCTTATTCTCTCTCCAGAGCTTCAGATTAGAATACTTTTTGCCCCTTTGGCCAGATTTACACATGAAGGATTTGCTGCAAGGCATCCTTATCTCTGTCTTTGCCTATCTCGGCTATGAAATTATCACCGTTTTCGGGGGTTATACGTTTGTGACGAAAAAAACGCTGCCAGCCAATGTGGGCGGTTTTCTCACCCCTTTCTTCATTTATACCGCCATTGTCATCGTTGCTGTGGGATCTTTTGGAGTAGAAGAGTTGCAAAAGCTCCTTTGGCCCACATTTGAGCTGGTGAGGGTCACAGAAGTGCCAGGTGTGATTTTGGAAAGGGTAGAGTCCGCCTTTTTGGGTGTATGGGTCGCCGCCGTGTTCACCTCTTCTGCCAATCTGATCTATGCTGCTTCTTTTCTGGCCAAAAAATTTGTCGGCAAAGGAAAAACCCATATCTGTGCGCTGTTCTTTATTCCTCTTGTATACTGGCTTGCGCTTCTTCCTGAAAATGTACATATCGTGTTTGAGTGGCAAACTTATGCGGGTTATGCGGGGTTAATGGCCAGCGGTGCTGTGCCAATACTGCTGTCCATTTTGGCCCGCATCAGGAAAATCGGACTGTCTCCGCCGCCATATGTTATTCCCCAGAACGGACACAATCAGCATAATCAACTGAACTCCCAACAACCGGGAGATCATGCTGACCAGCAAAGAAACGGAACCCCTGACCAGAATAGCCAAAACAAAACCAACAATAACAATGAGAATAACTCCCGCTAA
- a CDS encoding Ger(x)C family spore germination protein: MRPLKRLFCLILSVILLFSATGCWDRRDLEERVSVVAIAVDKPSNREEEHANQEYKVTIQIPVPIRIAGGVSDGGGGGGAESVNVMSSTGFSIGQAMDNLEKRLNQQLFFGHTRVIVISEEVAREGMKEIIDGFRRNPQMRRILWLLISEGKAEDVLRVYNDLEQVPIVYIMLMMENGARMGEIPDISLGDFYISLSTRTLDPMTNYVMAHKNDVAWKGVALFKGTKMTGTLTESETWILLQLQGEAPGGEVLVSLDENELRSPVLLNPENVRTRTTINTNKGQIRAHYHVEIEAEVKEKNADVKLDDPAVLENVAQKAEEQLEKQAQELIRKVQKNYGVDALRLGLKLKAFHYKTWQQLDWEKEFPNATINVTYDVKIRRTGMQTDL, from the coding sequence ATGCGGCCATTGAAGCGTCTTTTCTGTCTCATTTTATCTGTCATTCTTCTATTTTCAGCTACCGGCTGCTGGGACCGGCGTGATCTTGAAGAACGGGTCTCAGTCGTAGCAATTGCTGTTGATAAGCCAAGCAATAGGGAGGAGGAACACGCCAATCAAGAGTACAAGGTGACGATTCAGATCCCTGTCCCCATCCGGATTGCGGGTGGAGTAAGTGATGGCGGGGGAGGAGGGGGTGCAGAATCAGTCAATGTGATGAGTTCTACCGGCTTCTCCATTGGCCAAGCTATGGACAACCTGGAAAAACGTTTGAACCAACAGCTTTTTTTTGGACACACCCGCGTAATTGTCATCAGTGAGGAAGTAGCCCGGGAAGGGATGAAAGAAATCATCGATGGCTTCCGGCGCAATCCCCAAATGCGGCGCATTCTGTGGCTTTTAATTTCTGAGGGAAAAGCAGAGGATGTCTTACGTGTCTACAACGATCTTGAGCAAGTGCCAATCGTGTACATTATGCTCATGATGGAAAACGGAGCCCGGATGGGGGAAATACCTGACATTTCACTGGGGGACTTTTATATTTCCCTTTCAACCCGTACACTGGACCCCATGACCAACTATGTCATGGCCCATAAAAACGATGTTGCGTGGAAAGGGGTTGCTTTATTTAAAGGAACAAAAATGACCGGCACCCTCACCGAAAGTGAAACATGGATTTTGTTACAACTCCAGGGCGAGGCACCAGGTGGAGAGGTTCTTGTCTCATTGGACGAGAATGAGCTGAGGAGTCCAGTCCTGCTTAATCCGGAAAACGTACGGACACGGACCACCATTAATACCAACAAAGGCCAGATCAGAGCCCATTATCATGTGGAAATCGAGGCTGAGGTGAAAGAGAAAAACGCCGATGTTAAGTTGGATGATCCAGCTGTGTTGGAGAATGTGGCCCAAAAGGCTGAGGAACAGCTTGAAAAACAGGCCCAGGAACTGATCCGCAAAGTGCAGAAAAATTACGGCGTGGATGCACTCAGACTGGGTTTGAAACTGAAAGCATTTCACTACAAAACATGGCAACAATTAGATTGGGAAAAGGAATTTCCGAATGCCACCATTAACGTGACTTATGATGTTAAAATCCGTCGCACGGGCATGCAAACAGATCTCTAA